From one Bacillaceae bacterium S4-13-56 genomic stretch:
- a CDS encoding SET domain-containing protein has protein sequence MIEVKQSSISTGEFTRGVFATQDIKKGELFHVAPVVPYPNRQHRKIKKTVLEDYVFEYGKNHSAIVLGYGMLFNHSYDPNADYYINFDDHTFSYFAFKDIKAGEEIFINYNGEVDNNDPLWFN, from the coding sequence ATGATAGAAGTTAAACAATCAAGTATAAGCACAGGTGAATTTACTCGGGGAGTATTCGCTACTCAAGACATTAAAAAGGGAGAGCTCTTTCATGTTGCTCCAGTTGTCCCGTATCCGAATCGTCAGCATAGAAAAATAAAAAAGACTGTCTTAGAGGATTATGTATTTGAGTATGGGAAAAACCATTCTGCAATCGTCCTTGGATATGGCATGCTCTTCAATCATTCCTATGACCCAAATGCTGATTACTACATCAATTTCGATGATCATACTTTCAGTTATTTTGCCTTTAAGGATATTAAAGCAGGGGAAGAAATTTTTATTAATTATAATGGAGAAGTGGATAATAATGACCCCCTTTGGTTCAACTAA
- a CDS encoding ribonuclease H family protein: protein MKVRIEFTYKTQKGTETVFFSEEMEVAKAVLLAEDIEKTGRLKSISFVDQQDTTWMLKELKKYLKGVETEPHNVTIYFDGGFDLGTKQSGLGCVIYYDQNGKSYRLRKNALVDQLETNNEAEYAALNFALQEVESLAVHHLPIKIVGDSQVVINQLKGEWPVYEEVLSSWADRVDKKIADLGLTPQYELITRKGNQEADHLASQALKEIEIMGTIERTEK from the coding sequence TTGAAAGTAAGAATTGAATTTACTTATAAGACACAAAAGGGAACAGAGACTGTGTTCTTTTCAGAAGAAATGGAAGTGGCTAAAGCTGTTCTGCTGGCAGAGGACATCGAAAAAACAGGGCGTCTTAAGTCTATATCTTTTGTTGATCAGCAGGATACCACTTGGATGTTGAAGGAGTTAAAGAAGTACTTAAAAGGTGTAGAAACAGAGCCACATAATGTGACTATATATTTTGATGGTGGTTTTGATTTAGGGACCAAACAGTCAGGATTAGGCTGTGTTATCTATTATGATCAAAACGGAAAATCTTACCGCTTACGGAAAAACGCATTGGTTGACCAATTGGAGACAAATAATGAGGCGGAGTATGCCGCCTTGAATTTTGCTTTACAGGAAGTGGAGTCCTTGGCTGTTCATCACTTGCCAATAAAAATTGTAGGAGACTCCCAGGTTGTAATTAATCAGCTAAAAGGAGAATGGCCAGTTTACGAAGAGGTACTATCTTCTTGGGCTGACCGTGTAGATAAAAAAATAGCTGACTTAGGGCTTACCCCCCAATATGAGCTTATCACCCGAAAAGGGAATCAGGAAGCTGATCACTTGGCCTCCCAGGCACTAAAAGAAATAGAAATCATGGGAACGATAGAAAGAACGGAAAAATAA